In the Quercus lobata isolate SW786 chromosome 5, ValleyOak3.0 Primary Assembly, whole genome shotgun sequence genome, one interval contains:
- the LOC115992111 gene encoding scarecrow-like protein 13 yields the protein MQTSQEHHRSSSLHGLYHQPLQEIDPYCVQHFQIIENNVCPDTGSQGTTVSFQPYPEQPQFFTLDSSPATVGYIDYNSPSATSFLSNRSPFSPQVSQSCLSDQHHSPDNTYGSPASGSSVADNGNEFKHKLREIEISLLGSESGIVDSCHYCPNSGIHKPTFVSGCDWNQLVQMDPSLDLRKGLIYCADAISRDDMTTAVDWMELLGKQVSVSGEPIQRLGAYMLEGLRARLERSGSSIYKALKCVEPTSSVEPTSSELKSYMTILYQICPYWQFAYKSSNAVIEEVMANEPRIHIIDFQIAQGTQWEHLIYSLARRPGGPPFVRITGVDDSQSFHARGGGLDIIKQRLTKYAESCRVPFEFHNAAMSGCEVVQENLNVQPGEALAVNFPYVLHHMPDESVSTQNHRDRLLRLVKSLSPKVVTIVEQESNTNTSPFFARFLETLDYYTAMFESIDVARPRNDKQRISAEQHCVARDIVNMIACENAERVERHELLGKWIRRLSMAGFTLYPLSTSVTNIVNNLLKQQFHENYRLEKRDGALYLSWLERNMATSSAWRC from the coding sequence ATGCAAACTTCCCAGGAACACCATCGTTCTTCCAGTTTACATGGGTTGTACCACCAGCCATTGCAAGAAATTGATCCCTATTGTGTGCAGCATTTCCAGATTATAGAAAACAATGTCTGCCCAGATACTGGCAGCCAAGGAACAACTGTTTCCTTCCAACCCTACCCGGAACAACCTCAATTTTTCACACTGGATTCGTCCCCAGCAACTGTTGGTTATATTGACTACAATTCCCCTTCTGCCACTAGTTTTTTGTCTAACAGAAGTCCCTTTTCCCCTCAAGTTTCTCAGTCATGCCTGTCAGATCAACATCATTCCCCTGACAATACATATGGATCGCCAGCAAGTGGCTCTTCTGTTGCTGATAATGGCAATGAATTCAAGCACAAGCTCAGGGAAATAGAAATTTCATTGCTGGGTTCTGAATCAGGTATTGTTGACAGTTGCCATTACTGTCCCAATAGTGGGATTCACAAACCCACTTTTGTGTCAGGGTGTGATTGGAATCAATTGGTGCAAATGGATCCCTCACTAGACCTGAGAAAGGGGCTCATTTACTGTGCAGATGCTATATCCCGTGATGATATGACAACTGCAGTTGATTGGATGGAATTATTGGGAAAGCAAGTGTCAGTCTCTGGCGAGCCAATCCAACGTTTGGGTGCTTACATGTTGGAAGGGCTTAGAGCAAGGTTAGAGCGCTCGGGTAGTTCCATCTACAAAGCCCTCAAGTGTGTAGAACCAACAAGCTCTGTAGAACCAACAAGCTCAGAACTAAAGTCATACATGACTATCCTTTATCAGATTTGCCCTTACTGGCAATTTGCTTACAAGTCTTCAAATGCTGTCATTGAGGAAGTTATGGCAAATGAACCCAGAATCCACATCATTGATTTCCAGATTGCACAGGGCACACAGTGGGAGCATCTCATCTATTCTCTTGCACGTCGGCCTGGTGGGCCCCCTTTTGTACGAATCACAGGTGTTGATGATTCCCAATCATTTCATGCTCGAGGCGGAGGGCTTGATATTATAAAGCAGAGGCTGACAAAGTATGCTGAGTCGTGCAGAGTACCATTTGAGTTTCATAATGCTGCCATGTCTGGTTGTGAGGTTGTGCAAGAAAATCTTAACGTTCAACCTGGGGAAGCATTGGCTGTTAATTTTCCTTATGTGTTACACCACATGCCAGATGAGAGTGTGAGCACACAGAATCACAGGGACAGACTATTGAGGCTAGTTAAAAGTTTGTCACCCAAGGTTGTGACCATCGTTGAGCAAGAGTCCAACACCAACACTTCCCCATTTTTCGCAAGGTTCCTGGAGACCCTGGACTATTATACAGCTATGTTTGAATCGATTGATGTGGCTCGCCCAAGAAATGACAAACAGCGTATCAGTGCTGAGCAGCACTGTGTAGCTCGTGACATAGTCAACATGATAGCTTGTGAGAATGCTGAGAGGGTTGAACGGCATGAACTTCTAGGAAAGTGGATTAGGAGACTTTCAATGGCAGGGTTTACTCTATACCCATTGAGTACCTCTGTGACTAACATTGTTAACAATCTATTGAAGCAGCAGTTTCATGAGAATTATAGACTCGAAAAGAGGGATGGAGCTCTTTACCTTAGCTGGCTGGAGAGAAACATGGCAACCTCTTCTGCTTGGAGGTGTTGA
- the LOC115992158 gene encoding uncharacterized protein LOC115992158 isoform X1, whose product MRMEEESGRSELRRMQREQERERRRIRDRQRRQSMTVEQREKHLARRRRNYQLRRLRAENVRLGSQTGERSVVSRNETITVNEHQAVISVSGPSDQCNTVPHVEINQGQEKLIVECTKAEGLEALAHKSAHFQRTLRLSHVRHLARTLNHSVGELTGNRQVIAAVVNKGDVTSNCSPVGDSDSGRSLQSLRLNRVKRLARTVNNSANSVMKEATGQSDQSGAEVQLKLPWGGDTAGN is encoded by the exons ATGAGGATGGAAGAGGAATCAGGGAGGTCGGAGCTGCGGAGAATGCAAAGGGAGCAAGAAAGAGAAAGGCGGCGTATACGGGACAGGCAAAGAAGACAGTCTATGACTGTTGAGCAGAGAGAAAAACATCTTGCTAGGCGTCGTAGAAACTATCAATTAAGAAGGCTAAGAGCTGAAAATGTGAGGTTGGGTTCTCAAACCGGAGAAAGAAGTGTTGTGTCTAGAAATGAAACCATCACAGTCAATGAACATCAAGCAGTAATTTCTGTTTCAGGACCTAGTGACCAGTGTAATACTGTTCCTCATGTTGAAATCAATCAAGGCCAAGAAAAACTAATTGTGGAATGCACAAAGGCTGAGG GTTTGGAAGCTCTAGCCCACAAATCCGCTCATTTCCAAAGAACGTTACGTCTAAGTCACGTAAGACATCTTGCACGAACGTTGAATCATTCTGTGGGTGAGCTTACAGGCAATCGCCAAGTCATTGCTGCAGTTGTAAACAAGGGGGACGTTACTAGCAACT GTTCTCCAGTTGGAGATTCTGATTCCGGTAGATCACTGCAAAGTTTACGCTTAAATCGTGTTAAGCGTCTTGCTCGCACAGTAAACAATTCAGCAAATTCTGTTATGAAAGAGGCTACTGGTCAAAGTGACCAAAGTGGTGCAGAAG TTCAACTGAAACTGCCATGGGGAGGAGACACAGCTGGTAATTAA
- the LOC115992158 gene encoding uncharacterized protein LOC115992158 isoform X2, whose amino-acid sequence MRMEEESGRSELRRMQREQERERRRIRDRQRRQSMTVEQREKHLARRRRNYQLRRLRAENVRLGSQTGERSVVSRNETITVNEHQAVISVSGPSDQCNTVPHVEINQGQEKLIVECTKAEGLEALAHKSAHFQRTLRLSHVRHLARTLNHSVGELTGNRQVIAAVVNKGDVTSNCSPVGDSDSGRSLQSLRLNRVKRLARTVNNSANSVMKEATGQSDQSGAEGIE is encoded by the exons ATGAGGATGGAAGAGGAATCAGGGAGGTCGGAGCTGCGGAGAATGCAAAGGGAGCAAGAAAGAGAAAGGCGGCGTATACGGGACAGGCAAAGAAGACAGTCTATGACTGTTGAGCAGAGAGAAAAACATCTTGCTAGGCGTCGTAGAAACTATCAATTAAGAAGGCTAAGAGCTGAAAATGTGAGGTTGGGTTCTCAAACCGGAGAAAGAAGTGTTGTGTCTAGAAATGAAACCATCACAGTCAATGAACATCAAGCAGTAATTTCTGTTTCAGGACCTAGTGACCAGTGTAATACTGTTCCTCATGTTGAAATCAATCAAGGCCAAGAAAAACTAATTGTGGAATGCACAAAGGCTGAGG GTTTGGAAGCTCTAGCCCACAAATCCGCTCATTTCCAAAGAACGTTACGTCTAAGTCACGTAAGACATCTTGCACGAACGTTGAATCATTCTGTGGGTGAGCTTACAGGCAATCGCCAAGTCATTGCTGCAGTTGTAAACAAGGGGGACGTTACTAGCAACT GTTCTCCAGTTGGAGATTCTGATTCCGGTAGATCACTGCAAAGTTTACGCTTAAATCGTGTTAAGCGTCTTGCTCGCACAGTAAACAATTCAGCAAATTCTGTTATGAAAGAGGCTACTGGTCAAAGTGACCAAAGTGGTGCAGAAGGTATAGAATAA
- the LOC115991017 gene encoding pumilio homolog 12-like, whose product MESRINFNEKPPAPTPNTTTNSGDSVTSNVESFAFNFANLRIATSSSSSPALNQTQQIHHTNGTAPPTLNTNSGDSVSSKVRSLPFNYANLRIATSSSSTSSPALNQTQQIHHTNANYETGLQHIPLSPFALYPQRQSIWSSPDNWLGGNYLCNGYYPNHQENSPSSANPGFEGASTSNWANQNDLGRYHAASVLQGRGDSVMNANLNLLGGGRSQNSSFDYPREVIESNRTNADCGYCQNFRASGCLRNQQSFGGVGYQGGGMLHSLQGNDIVTWANTQEGSQFLQEILASNNQEIINNLFDGVIDSLSKLMISKHGYYFFGKLVESVNDHQLQQIVVNIITLQPAGESLTRLSSNLHGSKSLQKLIKVLVEKPLLISEVISALSGEFLKLMKYRTGSLVLIKCLEVANAQSELLYDAAINNLCELAKDEEGCISLNKFITSSRGSGREQLLHAIAESSLYLSQDPSGNYVLQHVLGLDDPQVTNIICLRLKGHYAHLSSQKGGSYVVEKCLNSVGMNYVIEDFLSYNRLCQLARDQYGNYVIQAALKATKRVNSLYHERLLMILQGNMATLQSGYGRNVYSLIVKGVPLD is encoded by the exons ATGGAGTCTCGTatcaattttaatgaaaaaccaCCAGCACCAACGcccaacaccaccaccaactCAGGGGATAGTGTTACTTCCAACGTTGAAagctttgcttttaattttgcaAACCTTCGAATtgctacttcttcttcttctagtcCTGCCTTGAATCAAACCCAACAGATTCATCATACTAATGGAACAGCGCCACCAACGCTCAACACCAACTCAGGGGATAGTGTTAGTTCCAAAGTTAGAAGCCTTCCTTTTAATTATGCAAACCTTCGAATtgctacttcttcttcttctacctcTAGTCCTGCGTTGAATCAAACCCAACAGATTCATCATACTAATGCAAATTATGAAACTGGGCTCCAACATATTCCTCTTTCTCCCTTTGCGTTGTATCCACAAAGACAAAGTATATGGTCATCGCCGGACAATTGGCTTGGAG GAAATTATTTGTGTAATGGATATTACCCTAACCATCAAGAAAACTCTCCCTCAAGTGCAAATCCTGGTTTTGAGGGCGCATCCACAAGTAATTGGGCCAACCAAAATGACCTTGGTAGATATCATGCAGCTAGTGTGTTACAAGGAAGGGGAGATAGTGTAATGAATGCAAATTTGAACTTGCTCGGTGGTGGAAGGAGTCAAAATTCTTCGTTTGATTATCCACGTGAAGTAATTGAAAGTAATAGAACCAATGCAGACTGTGGTTACTGCCAAAACTTCAGGGCTTCTGGTTGTTTGAGGAATCAACAAAGCTTTGGTGGTGTTGGATACCAAGGTGGTGGCATGTTGCACTCATTACAAGGTAATGATATTGTTACTTGGGCGAACACCCAAGAAGGTTCACAGTTTTTACAGGAAATCTTGGCTTCAAATAACCAagagattataaataatttatttgatggGGTTATTGATTCTTTATCAAAGCTGATGATTTCCAAACATGGATACTATTTCTTTGGTAAGCTTGTTGAGTCTGTCAATGACCATCAGTTGCAGCAAATTGTAGTAAACATAATAACTCTGCAACCTGCTGGTGAATCGCTTACTAGATTATCATCAAATTTACACGG ATCAAAATCACTTCAAAAGCTTATCAAAGTGCTTGTTGAAAAACCACTCTTGATTTCTGAGGTGATATCAGCTTTATCTGGGGAATTCTTAAAATTGATGAAATATCGAACAGGATCTTTGGTTCTTATAAAATGTTTGGAGGTTGCTAATGCTCAAAGTGAG TTACTGTACGACGCAGCCATAAACAACTTGTGCGAGCTAGCCAAAGATGAAGAAGGATGCATATCCTTAAACAAGTTCATCACAAGTAGCAGAGGGTCAGGCAGAGAACAACTCCTACATGCAATTGCAGAAAGCTCATTATACCTCTCTCAAGATCCCTCAGG GAACTATGTTTTGCAACATGTCCTAGGACTCGATGATCCTCAAGTCACTAACATAATATGCTTACGTCTGAAAGGTCACTATGCACACCTCTCTTCACAGAAAGGTGGCAGTTATGTGGTAGAAAAATGCTTGAACTCTGTCGGGATGAATTATGTGATTGAGGACTTTCTAAGCTACAACAGGCTCTGTCAACTTGCTCGGGATCAATATGGTAACTATGTGATCCAAGCAGCATTGAAAGCCACTAAG CGTGTAAACAGCCTATATCATGAACGACTTCTAATGATCCTGCAAGGGAATATGGCTACTCTCCAGTCTGGATATGGAAGAAATGTGTACAGTTTGATTGTCAAAGGGGTTCCACTTGATTGA
- the LOC115989270 gene encoding thymidine kinase a-like, with protein sequence MLTISRMKSILTPTLSAFTFQLPKTAHLALLTSKSFPCNPNPTTTLLPLKPTTLSPTCSIHSIQSRDVHMEPATLPPEFPGEIHVIVGPMFAGKTTTLLRRIQSESSNGRSVAIIKSNKDTRYGLDSIVTHDGAKLPCLALPDLSSFRQKFGLDAYDKLDVIGIDEAQFFEDLYDFCREAADNDGKTVIVAGLDGDYLRRSFGSVLDIIPLADSVTKLTSRCELCGKRAFFTLRKTEEAQTELIGGADVYMPVCRKHYVSGQVVMEAARTVLESQNVQCISYA encoded by the exons ATGTTAACTATTTCGAGAATGAAGTCCATCCTAACTCCAACGTTGTCAGCCTTCACTTTTCAACTCCCCAAGACCGCTCATCTTGCCCTCCTCACCTCCAAGTCCTTTCCATGCAATCCCAACCCCACAACAACTCTCCTTCCCCTAAAACCCACAACCCTTTCTCCCACTTGTTCGATTCATTCAATCCAAAGTCGCGATGTGCACATGGAACCGGCGACTCTTCCGCCGGAGTTTCCCGGAGAGATTCACGTGATCGTTGGCCCGATGTTCGCCGGAAAAACCACCACCCTTCTTCGTAGAATTCAATCTGAGAGCAGCAATGGCAG AAGTGTGGCAATAATAAAATCGAATAAGGATACAAGATATGGATTGGATTCAATTGTGACACATGATGGGGCAAAATTGCCATGCTTGGCCTTACCAGATTTGTCATCATTCAGACAAAAATTTGGTCTTGATGCATATGATAAG TTAGATGTGATTGGTATTGATGAAGCTCAATTCTTTGAGGACCTTTATGATTTCTGTCGTGAAGCTGCTGATAATGATGGCAAAACAGTAATAGTTGCTGGACTAGATGGTGATTATTTAAG GAGGAGCTTTGGTTCTGTGCTGGATATAATTCCCCTGGCTGATTCTGTTACTAAATTAACTTCTCGCTGTGAACTTTGCGGTAAACGTGCTTTCTTCACCTTAAGGAAAACGGAGGAAGCACAAACTGAACTGATTGGTGGGGCTGATGTCTACATGCCCGTGTGTCGGAAGCACTATGTCAGTGGACAAGTAGTCATGGAAGCTGCAAGAACTGTCTTGGAATCTCAAAACGTTCAGTGTATTTCTTATGCATAG